The DNA sequence TGTCGCACCAAGAGCGATTGTAAGAGAACCTGACTTCATATCCATCACCACAAGATTTCTTGGTGATAATGCTTCAAGCACCATGTAATCATGGTCATTGAAGTTATGAAATGTCTGTCCCCTTTCAAATGAGCGGTTCTCCATTTCATAATGCAGGTTAAAATCATCCACCCAGCCCTTATCGGTCATTCCAATCTCCTTAAGCTTTGCAACACATTCAGAAGAACTGGCTTCTTTATCAAACCGAAATTCTTTGGAATCGTTATAAAGTCCCTGAAGAAAGTGCCCCAGCTGAATATCATCCAGACAGAATCTCGCAGATACCGTTACATTTGCTGCCCTGTAATACTCTGCGAAGTTATCTGCTTCACCAAGTGTTCTTCCAAGCTGCATCAAATTGTCTGCAAGCTCTGACATGTCATCAACTGCTATAAAACTCTTATAATCATCCAGAGTCATCAGCATATTTGTCTCTGTTCCCCTGTCGTTTTCTGTTACCAGTATCATATCTTTTAAATCCATTCTTACCTCCAGTCTCAGAGAGGGACTATGCCCTCTCTGCAAATTTCCTGTTATGGTCTTCCTATCACAACAATCTTTCCTGTGCTTGCCACATCACGGTAAACCACACCAAGACTTTCATTAAGTGCCTCTACCACTTTGCCATTTCCGACGTATACTGCCACATGGCTGATGTTCTTATATCTTCCATTGCTTGTATAACTGTAGAAGATAAGGTCTCCCGGCTGTAACTCATCAAAGGAGACTGTCTTTCCGGCTTCATCCAGTCCCTGTGCCTCCGCTGCCGCTGTGGTTGCCCCACCGTAACTAATATCCACACCTGCATCCTTCCATGAATAATAGGCTAAGGAGCTGCAGTCATAATAGTTACCGCTGTCTCTTAAATCCTGACTATAAGGAAAGCCAACTCTGTGAAGTGCATAGGAGCAGACTGTTTTCTGCCTGCTGTCTGTAATTTCGTTTAGGATGGCATTGATTTCATCCTCAGTCATGGAGCTTACTCCTGGACTTCCGCCTCCGCCGCCACTTCCGCTTCCGGCATATCCAAGCTGTCCCATAAACCCTGGACTCATGATCTGCTCAAGCATTTCCACCTGATCAGAGTTAAACCCATAGACCGAAATCATATCCCGATAAGATTTCAGTGTGACATTCACATACAGAACAGACTTCGTGACAGTAGTCACATTGCCGTCTGCATCTGTTTCTTCCACATCCTTTGTTCCGGTGCTTGTGGTGTATGAACACATATCATTTACAACTGCCTGCAGCCAGCCTTTAGAAGTACCATTCATGACTGTTGCAGTATCTCCGACACCATGCTTGACCATATAGACTGCCATGATGTCATAGTAATTGCTTGGATTTTCTTCCATACCTTCATAATCCACATAGACAAGCTCTCCAAGGTCATATCCGGTATGCTCATTCACTTTCGTGTTCACATCCCGGTTAAACTCCTGCACATAGGCACTCGTTACTGTCTGCACGGTATCTCCTGATTCAAGTGGTGGCAGGAATAAAGCAAATGGAGAATTATAAAGGATTGCTATCACCGCTATAACCGGAACCGCAATCATGGCAACTACAAGAACAAGTAACAACAGCACCAGTCCGATAATCGGTGCAGCTGCCTTTACCCATGTAATCGCTTTTCGCACAATCAGATCCTTTACCAGCTTTGCCACGCTGTCTGTCTGATTCTCCTGTGCTTTCATCTTATCCAGAAAGAACTTTATCTTCCTGCTCCGGTTGGTCATCTTTTCATCCTTGACCTCTATGGACACACCTGCAGCATATCCGGCTGCCATGCCGATTGCAGTACCAACTCCCGGTGCAACCGCTGTTCCTGCCGCCGTAGCAGCTGCCTTTGTCGCAGTTTTCGTTGCAACCTTGGCAGTAGTCTTGGCTGTTTCTTTTGCCGTCTCTTTAGCTACTGCCTTGGCTGTATCTTTGGCAGCTTTCTTTGCTGTCTTTTTTGCCAGCTTCTTTCCTGCCTCTACCTTCCTGATACGCTTCTTTGCCTCGGCTGCCGCCTTTTTTCTAAAAAGTGCTGCCCCCTTAGAAGCAGTTCCGGTAACAGGGTGGCTTGCTTCATATGCAAGATATGCTGCCTGCGATACCTCCTGCCCGCCTTCCACCTGCTCCGTTACTGCCCCGGCTGCAAGTGCTCCAGTTCTTCCTGCAATGTGAAGATTCGTGGTTCTTCCTGCAATGTGAAGATTCGTGTTCTTGGTCTTGATGGAAGTGTTGGATTCTTTAAGGTTTCGCTTAAATCTTGATAGTCCCTTATTCTTCGGCTCCGACTGATGAATGGTACTCTTGCGATAGGACTTCTTTTTATCATCAGATACCTTTGCACCGATAGTCTTAGGACCTCTCTCTACTGTATAGATGTTGCTGCCTTTAATCTTGGCTCCCTTTGGTTCGTGGGCATGAATCTTGGCTTTCTCCTTGGTGTGAATGACCATCGGTTTGTCATCAACCTTTCTAATTTTCAATTTTCTCACCTCCTACTTTGAAAAATAAAATAAGCCGCTAGGGAGCAAAAATTACTCCTTAACGGCTATGTAAAATCATTCAATATTCAATTATTAAAAGCAACATGAAACTGAAATTTACAGTTATCTATACTCATTTGGAATTTCGATATGAAATGTCTCACACAATAGCTTCACATCATGTACATCATTCTCATCAAATTCATATCCCAAATGGAACATTACTTGACTATATGGTTCAATACAAGAAACCTCTATCTCCTCAATTTTTCCTTTACCAGAAAAAGTTTCTACCGGAAAGTTATCCCCCTCATAAAGAATTTCACCTTCGCCCGTATATTCAAAACAATGCAAATCAACAATCCTGTTTTTCGCATCTTTCCATACAGTATGGTTCAATGTTGTATATTCCATCTTAATCTCATAAAAGTCATTAGCTTTCATTATCTCTATAAAGTTCTGATAATCTTTCTTTTCTACAAAAATATCAATATCGTTATGGACTCTTGACTGATGTCCAAGCAACGCATCTACCCCCCAGCCACCATCAAGAAAGACTTTAATCTCGGCATCTATCGCAAGTTGAAGAATCTGTTTTACATCTGTAATATTGACCATCTTATCATCTCCACAAATTCAAATTTTCTTTTCCCTAATAATTACAAATATTCCTTGGAAATTGCTTCCACACCATACATTTCCATAAATGCATCCAGGTCCGCTGCATCCCCAATCAACATATTCTCGTCAAAGTGTACGATAAGCATATCTTAAAATCCAGCCACATGTTCTCCGGTACAAATGATACATTTTAGAACTGCTTCCTTATTTATTTTTCATATCGAATCTTATATGCTTTCTTCTTAAAAATAGGGAATATCTAATTTATTATCATCAAGGTCGGACATTCATCCGACCTCTTGATTATACTATAGATTCTATAAAAATTCATCTGTTATCACTGCAGCATTGCTTCTTTTTTCTTCTGTTCCGCAATCTTCTCATGAATGTTGGTATTATACAGCCTGTACAAATCCGTATCCTTGCTGATCTGATTATCAAAGGGAATTACTACCGAACCACACTTAATAAGTCCCATTCCAGAGGCGGTATTAGTTACGAACCGAAGCTGTGCCTCTGATACCCCGATAACCTCCGCCATCTTTGAACTGTCTGTATTTGCCTGCTTCAAGAGTGCCACAAACTCAGAGTTTGCAAGCATTGTGGTTGCTGTGTAATTCTGCAACAGATCGACAACATTCTGCGTGATACCGGTACAAAGACCTCCCTGCTTTCTTACCTTCTTCCAGAGCTGCTGCAGATATTTTGCAGAATACTCCGAATTAAGCAGGACATGGAACTCATCAATATAGAGCCATGTTGCCTTGCCTCTCTTACCATTCTCAACAATTCTGTTCTGAATGGACTCCATCATTACAAGCATTGTGATAGGACTAAGCTCGGTGCCTAAGTCCCTGATACCATAGACTGTAAATCTGTTATCTACATCCACATTTGTCTGGTGGTTGAAGATATTAAGTGAGCCATTTACGAAAAGCTCCAAAGATAATGCAATGTCCTTTGCTTCGTCCTCCGGCTGTGCCATAAGAATATCGTAAAAATCACTCATTACAGGGATATACTTCTCTTTACTCCTTGCAATGTCGATATACAGTTTTCTCACACAGCGGTCGATGATTGACTTCTGTCTTGAATTTAAGCTGTCACCGATGCACTGCTCACAAAGACCAAGCATGAACTCGCCCTTTTCTCTTACCATTCCCTTGGAATCATTCGGATCAAGGCTCCATACATCCATCTCCAGCGGATTCACATAGTTATCCGTGTAGGTGGACATATTTACCACTGTTCCACCATAAGTCTCAGCAATATCAAAGTATTATGTCGATAGGTAAGCCTTTGAAATTATCTCCAACTTTTCCCCCGACTCACACCGTACGTGCGACTTTCACCGCATACGGCGTTCCCTCGTGTTCAAGCAAGTTTACAAGTTCCTTTGACAGGTTTAAGTTTTCTAGCTCGTCTTAGTCGATTCAGCTTCACTTTCTGCTTTTCCGAAAGGTTACTACAGTAATCAGCATTTTTATCTTCAATAAGTGGAATAACAGCTTTGCTAACAATAACGATATTGCTATAATCGTCAGTACCATTTCTTTCTTTTGGTTTTATTCTGATACCGACTGCATTTTCTGGCTCTAATTCATTTCCAGTAATGTAACATTTCCCATACTGTGCCACGAACTTTGAAACCACATTATTTCTAAATTCAATCGTATCATCTTCATTAAGAAACATCTGAAATGCTTTCAGTTTACTGCTTTCCACTGCTCTCTGATTATTATGAATTTTCTTTCTGCCCTTTTCAGTATAATTGCATATCTCCTGTGAAAAATTCATTGGAGATTTATGATGCACTCCTGTAATCGGCAACATATGAATATCCATAATTCTGTAAATCTTTTTACAGTCTCTGATTCCTGTTGTTTTCTTTTTGAAATCACTTGGAGTTTCTCCGAATCTGACTATTTTTGCTTTCTTCCTCAACCTGTTGTTACGGGTTCGTAATAAAGCATAATCAACCTCTGTAAGGTTGTTATAAACATTCGTTGCAATCCGATAATAATTCTGTATCCCAGTGACTGCACTGTTATACTTCTTTACTTCCTCTGCGTTTGTATGATTCTGTATTTCAAGAATCTTTTGTCTCAAATTAGCTTTTGATTTCTTCAAGGCTTTTTCACACATATCTGTTTTTGCAACATAACCATACTTTGATTTTCCCTGTGGCACTGCTTTGATTTTGAATCCAAGAAAATCTGATGAATTCTTTTTCAAATTTGTTACCTTAGACTTCTCTGGACTGATTTCCAATCCCAGCCTGTTATTCAGAAAATCTACTACAGCATGGTAATATCTTTGTGCTTCTGGATATGTTCTGCACATTATTTTAAAGTCATCTGCATAACGCACAA is a window from the Roseburia sp. 499 genome containing:
- a CDS encoding C40 family peptidase, whose amino-acid sequence is MVIHTKEKAKIHAHEPKGAKIKGSNIYTVERGPKTIGAKVSDDKKKSYRKSTIHQSEPKNKGLSRFKRNLKESNTSIKTKNTNLHIAGRTTNLHIAGRTGALAAGAVTEQVEGGQEVSQAAYLAYEASHPVTGTASKGAALFRKKAAAEAKKRIRKVEAGKKLAKKTAKKAAKDTAKAVAKETAKETAKTTAKVATKTATKAAATAAGTAVAPGVGTAIGMAAGYAAGVSIEVKDEKMTNRSRKIKFFLDKMKAQENQTDSVAKLVKDLIVRKAITWVKAAAPIIGLVLLLLVLVVAMIAVPVIAVIAILYNSPFALFLPPLESGDTVQTVTSAYVQEFNRDVNTKVNEHTGYDLGELVYVDYEGMEENPSNYYDIMAVYMVKHGVGDTATVMNGTSKGWLQAVVNDMCSYTTSTGTKDVEETDADGNVTTVTKSVLYVNVTLKSYRDMISVYGFNSDQVEMLEQIMSPGFMGQLGYAGSGSGGGGGSPGVSSMTEDEINAILNEITDSRQKTVCSYALHRVGFPYSQDLRDSGNYYDCSSLAYYSWKDAGVDISYGGATTAAAEAQGLDEAGKTVSFDELQPGDLIFYSYTSNGRYKNISHVAVYVGNGKVVEALNESLGVVYRDVASTGKIVVIGRP
- the lnu(C) gene encoding lincosamide nucleotidyltransferase Lnu(C), which translates into the protein MVNITDVKQILQLAIDAEIKVFLDGGWGVDALLGHQSRVHNDIDIFVEKKDYQNFIEIMKANDFYEIKMEYTTLNHTVWKDAKNRIVDLHCFEYTGEGEILYEGDNFPVETFSGKGKIEEIEVSCIEPYSQVMFHLGYEFDENDVHDVKLLCETFHIEIPNEYR
- the ltrA gene encoding group II intron reverse transcriptase/maturase, translating into MLKKDKLRYNEYFDMQSIFDELYQQSRNNNNFYKLMEVIGSKQNIRLAYRNLKGNTGSKTKGTDGKTIEDISKLNDEMLIKEVRARLEDYNPLPVRRVYIPKPGSDKKRPLGIPTIWDRLIQQCILQVLEPICEPKFHNHSYGFRPNRSTHHAVSRMVSLINLGKHYYCVDIDIKGFFDNVNHGKLMKQIWNLGIRDKRLLCIISKLLKCEIEGEGIPTKGTPQGGILSPLLSNIVLNELDWWISDQWETYMPRKGNSKGFAQYARQYTNLKDGYIVRYADDFKIMCRTYPEAQRYYHAVVDFLNNRLGLEISPEKSKVTNLKKNSSDFLGFKIKAVPQGKSKYGYVAKTDMCEKALKKSKANLRQKILEIQNHTNAEEVKKYNSAVTGIQNYYRIATNVYNNLTEVDYALLRTRNNRLRKKAKIVRFGETPSDFKKKTTGIRDCKKIYRIMDIHMLPITGVHHKSPMNFSQEICNYTEKGRKKIHNNQRAVESSKLKAFQMFLNEDDTIEFRNNVVSKFVAQYGKCYITGNELEPENAVGIRIKPKERNGTDDYSNIVIVSKAVIPLIEDKNADYCSNLSEKQKVKLNRLRRARKLKPVKGTCKLA